TGATCTCATTTGTTAAAGATATGTGCGCGCAGGTGATGGCTGTCGAGCGTTATAGAGGCTTTATAAGGTTGCAATGAATTCGTCATAGGCCACGCCCTTGGATGCCAGGACATCCGTGAGCATTTTGCGGGAGGCATGCATGCCTTCTTTGCGATTTGGATGGGCTTTTTCTGTATCCAGCAATTGTTTGTAAAGCGGGATGATGACCGACTCTACAATATTTCTATCGGGGACGCGGCGGTTGGAATGATATCCGATAATGTTGCCTGAAGGATCGTGACTTGGGGTGATGTGGGCGTTGACCCAGTAGTGGTCGCCGTTTTTGCAACGGTTCACGACATAGGCGAAAATTTCCTGATCGTTCTGAATGGTTTCCCACATCAATTCAAACACGCATCGCGGCATGTCTGGGTGGCGAATGATGCTGTGAGGTTGTCCGAGGAGCTCTTTTTCCGAATAGCCGCATATCTGTACGAACTGCGCATTGCAGTAGGTCACGTGGCCCTTGAGATCCGTTTTTGAAACTATGAGTTCAGTTTCCTTGAAAAATCGCTCGGTTCCCGTTGTGGAGACACTTTTTGCCATACTCACTCCAGCGCAAAGCAATGAAGCTTTGCTGCTTACTTAATACTGCTAGGTTATTTGTATCAGTACGTCATTAACAGAGTATTTAAGTGCTAATATGATTGTAAATTGTAATTTACTAGTAAATATGCTTACGTATATTAAGTAATAGGTAAAATTTACCAAAACTAAAAGTGGTTTCTTATATTGCTGTTTTGTTTAGTCCTGTAAATTTTGGCATAGAAAATACTTGTTATTGTGAGCGTTGTTGCTGCCGATTTATGCGCCACAAATAGCGCGATACTGTTCGGGTGATTGGCCGCTTTCCTGTCCGAATACAAAAAAATCCCGTCTGAGGTGAGGCACAGACGGGATCAAATTTGCAGCAATAGAAATTCGATTAGCTCAATCTACCGTGGCAGTGCTTGTATTTCTTACCTGAACCGCAAGGGCACAAAGCGTTACGAGGCACTTTGCCAAAGGCGTTGTGAGGAGCGTCCGCTTCATTTGGAACAGCTTCATTCTCACCGGTGTTCGGATTTGCATGTTGTTCGTGCATTTCCGGCACTTCGTTCTGAGCAAACGGATTTGGCTCTTCATGACGCAGTTGAACATGTGCGAGCTGCTGGGTTACCAGACGGCGCATATTGTCCATCATGGTCTGGAATAGTTCGAAACTCTCGGTTTTGTATTCCTGCAGAGGATCGCGCTGGCCATATCCACGGAACCCGATCACGTTGCGCAGGTGATCAAGAGCGACTAGATGTTCGCGCCAGAGATGGTCGAGAATCTGCAAAAGAACCGATTTTTCCACCTGACGCATGAGATCTGGAGTGAAGTTGGCCGTCTTTGCAGCCGCAGCCTCATCGGCGGCCTTCTGCAGGCGTTCGATGATTTCTTCGTCCGCAATGCCTTCTTCCTTGGCCCAATCTTTGACCGGGACATCGAGATTGAGGAATTCCTGCACTTCCTTGTGCAGTCCTTCTACATCCCACTGTTCGGCATAGGCGCGTTCAGGAATATGCTTGGCGACGATGTCTTCCACGACTTCGTGGCGCATGTCTGCAACGGTCTCGGCGACGTTATCATCCTTCATCAACTCAACGCGCTGATCGAAAATGACTTTACGTTGGTCATTCATCACGTCGTCAAACTTGAGAAGGTTCTTACGAATGTCGAAGTTGCGTGCTTCGACTTTCTTCTGAGCTTTCTCCAGCGCCTTGTTGATCCATGGGTGGATGATGGCTTCGCCTTCCTTGAGGCCAAGCTTCTGCAACATGCCGTCCATGCGATCAGAACCGAAGATGCGCATAAGATCGTCTTCGAGGCTGAGGAAGAATTTGGAATGTCCCGGGTCACCCTGACGACCGGAACGACCACGCAGCTGGTTATCGATGCGTCGGCTTTCGTGACGTTCTGTGCCGATCACATAAAGACCACCAGCCTTGATAGCCTGTTCTTTCTTGGCTTCGATGTCGGCCTTGATCTCTGCGATCTTCTTCTGGCGCTCTTCGCCCTGAACATCCTCAGCGATTTCCTGAGCGATGCGCATGTCAAGGTTGCCGCCGAGCTGAATGTCGGTACCACGACCTGCCATGTTGGTGGCGATGGTGATTTCGCCCGGTGCGCCGGCCTGAGCCACAATGATTGCTTCCTGTTCGTGGAAGCGGGCGTTCAGAACCTGATGCGGGATCTTTTCCTTTTTGAGGCGTGCAGACAGCTCTTCTGATCGCTCGATCGAGGTGGTGCCGACAAGGGCCGGTTGGCCGCGGGAGACACAATCCTTCATGAGGATAACCAGAGCATCGTCCTTCTCGCGCTGTGTGCGATAGACTTCGTCGTCGTCATCGATACGCTGAACCGGCAGGTTGGTTGGCACTTCGATGACTTCGAGGCTGTAAATGTCCATGAACTCT
This window of the uncultured Cohaesibacter sp. genome carries:
- a CDS encoding PAS domain-containing protein, with product MAKSVSTTGTERFFKETELIVSKTDLKGHVTYCNAQFVQICGYSEKELLGQPHSIIRHPDMPRCVFELMWETIQNDQEIFAYVVNRCKNGDHYWVNAHITPSHDPSGNIIGYHSNRRVPDRNIVESVIIPLYKQLLDTEKAHPNRKEGMHASRKMLTDVLASKGVAYDEFIATL
- the secA gene encoding preprotein translocase subunit SecA: MAGLGAIARKLFGTANDRRIKGYRPTVAAINALEDEYSQLSDEALRNKTVEFREQLANGEKLQKLLVPAFATVREAAKRTLGQRHYDVQLIGGMVLNDGAISEMRTGEGKTLVATLAAYLNALEGKGVHVVTVNDYLAKRDADWMGQVYRFLGLTTGVIIHGLDDAQRKAAYAADITYGTNNEFGFDYLRDNMKYDLDQMVQRGHNFAVVDEVDSILIDEARTPLIISGPLDDRSEMYNTIDTYIPKLSPEHYEIDEKQKTATFTEEGTEYVEQLLKEAGMLGGDSLYDIENVTIVHHLNQALRAHLLFARDKDYIVKNNEVVIIDEFTGRMMEGRRYSDGLHQALEAKEHASIQPENQTLASVTFQNYFRLYDKLSGMTGTAQTEAEEFMDIYSLEVIEVPTNLPVQRIDDDDEVYRTQREKDDALVILMKDCVSRGQPALVGTTSIERSEELSARLKKEKIPHQVLNARFHEQEAIIVAQAGAPGEITIATNMAGRGTDIQLGGNLDMRIAQEIAEDVQGEERQKKIAEIKADIEAKKEQAIKAGGLYVIGTERHESRRIDNQLRGRSGRQGDPGHSKFFLSLEDDLMRIFGSDRMDGMLQKLGLKEGEAIIHPWINKALEKAQKKVEARNFDIRKNLLKFDDVMNDQRKVIFDQRVELMKDDNVAETVADMRHEVVEDIVAKHIPERAYAEQWDVEGLHKEVQEFLNLDVPVKDWAKEEGIADEEIIERLQKAADEAAAAKTANFTPDLMRQVEKSVLLQILDHLWREHLVALDHLRNVIGFRGYGQRDPLQEYKTESFELFQTMMDNMRRLVTQQLAHVQLRHEEPNPFAQNEVPEMHEQHANPNTGENEAVPNEADAPHNAFGKVPRNALCPCGSGKKYKHCHGRLS